The proteins below are encoded in one region of Neoasaia chiangmaiensis:
- a CDS encoding recombinase family protein, whose protein sequence is MKTNRHNLRIALYGRFSTSRQNAASSADQLHAGEKYATQHGWTVVARFTDDAISGAYEHGRAGLQELKQQAMLGQFDVVVVESVDRLGRNVSEVTALYRRLKFHGIEVHTYTSGKQTDLVIAIMSSVAEAQLEEIAHKTRRGAKANILKKRSAGGRAYGYVSDPKLTADGKLDKGHQKICPAEAKIVRRIFDEYAFGKSPIEIARKLNLEGIPGPRRPRKKGETQVPGCSQWQVSTILGHASRGTGIIHNELYRGWRVWNQRMYLKNPDTGKRVARQNPEEDIERIEDQDLRLVTEEQWNAIRKREAVIRANMKKRACGQEHNFRDARRPTSFLSGIIKCAACGGNVGLVLRDRWGCLGHHRGTNCTNNRTKKRDVVEQRILSGLAGPLVTGESIEIALQAYNEECQALYAQWLRQSDAGREKLASIDAQINNIMKAIEFAPDVSVLANRLTELSKERKALAEAIKPVPAPMPNLQRDFSALFHERVKNLGAVIGDPNHGREASDKLRSLIQSVEFRPGQARGEVGLTLVGDMAGILALAAGNDNLEVTTEAVVCPRNQKQVLDWTR, encoded by the coding sequence ATGAAAACTAATAGACACAATCTTCGGATTGCTCTTTATGGTCGTTTTTCGACATCCCGCCAAAATGCAGCGTCCTCGGCCGACCAACTCCATGCGGGCGAGAAATATGCCACGCAACACGGTTGGACGGTGGTGGCACGTTTTACGGACGATGCAATATCCGGAGCGTACGAGCATGGCCGAGCAGGTCTGCAAGAGTTAAAACAGCAAGCCATGCTAGGACAATTTGATGTTGTAGTTGTCGAATCTGTTGATCGCCTTGGCCGGAATGTTTCTGAAGTCACTGCTCTGTATCGGCGGTTGAAATTTCATGGGATTGAAGTTCATACATACACCTCTGGAAAACAGACAGACCTTGTGATCGCGATCATGAGTAGTGTTGCGGAAGCGCAGCTGGAGGAAATTGCCCATAAGACACGTCGAGGGGCCAAAGCCAACATCTTGAAAAAACGGAGTGCAGGCGGTCGAGCGTATGGGTATGTGTCTGATCCAAAACTTACTGCTGACGGAAAGCTCGACAAAGGACATCAGAAGATATGTCCGGCTGAAGCGAAAATCGTGCGTAGAATTTTTGATGAATATGCTTTCGGTAAAAGCCCAATAGAGATAGCGAGAAAATTGAATCTGGAAGGTATTCCGGGTCCGCGCCGCCCTCGTAAAAAAGGGGAGACTCAAGTTCCTGGATGCTCGCAGTGGCAAGTAAGTACGATTTTGGGTCATGCGTCGCGCGGCACAGGAATAATTCATAACGAGCTGTATCGCGGATGGAGGGTATGGAACCAGCGCATGTATTTGAAGAATCCAGACACGGGTAAGCGTGTGGCGCGTCAGAATCCTGAAGAAGATATTGAACGCATCGAGGATCAGGATTTGCGCCTCGTCACCGAGGAGCAGTGGAATGCGATTCGAAAGCGGGAGGCGGTGATCCGGGCGAACATGAAGAAACGTGCATGTGGGCAGGAGCATAATTTTCGCGACGCACGGCGGCCCACGTCATTTTTGAGTGGAATCATTAAATGCGCTGCATGTGGAGGTAATGTCGGACTTGTTCTGCGCGATCGCTGGGGATGTCTGGGGCACCACCGGGGCACAAACTGCACGAACAATCGTACGAAAAAACGGGATGTCGTGGAGCAACGTATCCTGTCGGGGCTAGCCGGCCCTCTTGTGACAGGCGAATCAATAGAGATTGCTTTGCAGGCGTACAATGAAGAATGTCAGGCGCTCTATGCGCAATGGCTTCGGCAATCCGATGCTGGCCGTGAAAAACTTGCGTCGATTGATGCTCAAATAAATAACATAATGAAAGCTATTGAATTTGCACCGGACGTTTCTGTGCTCGCCAACCGGCTCACCGAGCTTTCAAAAGAGCGGAAGGCGTTAGCCGAGGCGATAAAGCCCGTGCCTGCACCAATGCCCAACTTGCAGCGTGACTTTTCGGCGCTCTTTCATGAGCGCGTGAAAAATCTGGGTGCTGTTATCGGGGATCCGAATCATGGCCGCGAGGCTTCCGATAAGCTACGCAGCCTGATTCAGTCCGTTGAATTCCGACCCGGACAAGCGCGAGGAGAAGTCGGTTTGACGTTGGTAGGGGATATGGCTGGTATTCTGGCGCTGGCGGCAGGTAATGATAATCTTGAAGTTACGACCGAAGCGGTTGTATGCCCCCGCAACCAGAAACAAGTCCTTGATTGGACAAGATAA
- a CDS encoding GH36-type glycosyl hydrolase domain-containing protein, protein MDKSASLPPMAGRAFRRSWVSQIFRQAPHLDWQNDSTSVRSEIFGVERLEAHARTLALAQALAPHTVGRHHPLSKRLKENGTFLRSADVEISDAILAGRSQTPAAQWLVDNYALIDMQIRETILDLPARYYARLPKLAGGPFAGLPRVFGVAWAYVAHTDSRIQTEILYDYLEAYQSVVPLMIRELWAVPITLRIVLIENLRRIVVAIMRSNANRQDADHLAERLDACRKTALGSMPAILASVDPSSLTPAFVAQFARRSRGLDPEKDPALLWLEQRCADRGMTIDDAVREDLHEQGAFTATIRNIITSLKFIASFDWAEAFDRVCLINRIFADYASFTQADFASRDLYHKAIEELAYNSEYSEMAVAERALTMARDANASDPSDMRRGDPGYYLIMSGRLSLEAAIGFRPSLPRLLARRFCERGIASYSLVVSFLTLFFLAFPLWFTNLPRDGWVVAVLAAIPVSEAAVASANRLALRAIRATTLPGMEFLSGIPLDLRTMVVVPALLTTQQTVDSLLARLEIHYLATRDKAVYFALLTDWIDHDTAHAQDDESLLSRAQEGMDKLNRKYGATPGDTRFYLLHRQRVWSESEQVWMGWERKRGKLHELNRLLRGANDTTFLTPSHELPHDVRYVVTLDADTRLPLDTIRRLVGKMAHPLNSPIYDPVSGRVLEGYAILQPRITPSLPVGHQSTLFERIFASTSGIDAYSAAVSDLYQDMFGEGSYAGKGIYNIDAFEAALSQRVPDSTLLSHDLFEGIFARAGLVTDVEVVEEFPTDYLVAAQRLHRWTRGDWQLLPWLTSGVTGRTLSARERFSGIARWKMLDNLRRTLCAPLLLLALAVCWLLPFHTALVWTVFLLFAMGIPAFLPVLPALVPRREWITWHSYLSVIDSAASEAAVTIFLNITFLAHHAFLMADAISRTLIRVFVTRRHMLQWVPAAQLVAQKHAGVSDYYARMLPAPFLSGCLTLAVALWAPWSLFLTVPLAALWALSPAVAMWASRTPAIAARSRPSRTDIRMLRMTARRTWRYFETFTTSDDHMLPPDNFQEDPAPVLARRTSPTNIGLYLLCTISARDFGWTGLIDTVSRLEATFATLDKLPRYRGHFYNWYATNDLTPLAPIYVSSVDSGNLAGHLIALASACQSWSETRPETRSWSDGMVDTINIAVTDLTLHMGTRRANTTAERQLLRRLTGLKNAILGAPAEPSAAVLTELHRQTSQIVGHVEQMEAVTATNNKEEQADRLFWTSALLRTLESHLLDLDDALYPALASRLASIADRARTLALEMDFRFLCNTSRKLLSIGYQVAEEKQDASCYDLLASEARLGVFFAIAKGDMAAHDWFRLGRSLTSVGNGAALVSWSGSMFEYLMPSLVMRAPMGSLMEQTNILIVQRQMAYGQFRNIPWGISESAYNARDIDYTYQYSNFGVPGLGLKRGLGLDTVVAPYATLLAAMVDPQKAVANLSVLDRIGALGRYGFHEALDYTPDRVPNPGDVVIVRAYMAHHQGMSILAVADTVLNGIMRSRFHNDPLIASAEILLQERAPHTGAVARPLPSEDDTKTGVHAVSAISGRYLTRSDTAEPTTHLLSNGRYTVMLTAAGSGYSRWNGQAVTRWREDATCDNYGTYFYIKNRKTGNVWSACAQPLGRKPDDYAVGFHEDRAEFSRRDDRLTTTVEIRVSTEEDAEVRQISILNNSGETVEIDITSYAELALLAQNADLAHPAFTKLFVQTEYLPGLRALIATRRRRAPEEPEIWVAHLAANATEVEIETDRAQFVGRNQDVRRPSAIRETRPLSGTTGTVLDPAFSIRVPISIRPGNIARIAFWTMAAPSRSALLAMIDTHRDQAAFERVRTLAWTQAQVQLRHLDIAPATADLFQKLAGHILFAGPAMRASSAIIAKGAGAQPLLWEQGISGDLPLLVLRIKYDVNADVVRTLLLAHEYLRLKQLAVDFVILNEHPPSYLQELQTSLDQIVHATSRGSSEVGSIQILRADLLSPATRNLILSSARVVLQADREISEQLDNAEPALARLLPATQSVRGSSSSTFSAPDIPELEFFNGHGGFADNGKEYVIVLGPRQTTPAPWINVIANDTFGFQVSAEGSGYTWSGNSREHQITPWSNDPVSDHAGEIFYLRDENTGTLWCPTAAVLRDRAATYITRHGRGHTQIERIAHGISSRLIQFVPIADPVKITRIQLHNLSDQPRTLSVTAYVEWVLGANRSTSAPFVTTELDSETGTLFARNRWNATYGQRVAFADIGGYLTASSGDRRAFIGRNGSLEHPIAFAAPDGVQGAVGAGLDPCGVVQTVVTLPAGGKAEIVFLLGDAESEDEAHRLVAHYRTINLDDMLEAVRQHWDSVTNAIQVRTPDRSMDIMLNGWLLYQTLASRVQARGGFYQASGAYGFRDQLQDGMALATASPHLVRAHLLRAASRQFVEGDVQHWWLPQTGAGVRTHISDDRAWLAYTVAHYVTTTGDENVLNESVSFLQAPPLPLGEHDSFTVPDLSPKNASLFEHCARALDHSLPVGAHGLPLMGTGDWNDGMNRVGEKGRGESVWLGWFLHAALTAFIPLAKARGEHRRAQIWEDHTHALASALEAAWDGDWYLRAWYDDGTPLGSHLNAECQIDAIAQSWGVLSGVASLERAEHAMRSVLTRLIRQNAGLVLVLAPPFDTTGPDPGYIRGYPPGIRENGGQYTHAALWTVMAMAKLGDGDRAHSLFHTLNPINHARTPEEVNRYKLEPYVVAADIYSGEPHAGRGGWSWYTGSAGWMQRVGMESILGIQIQGTRLTINPCIPHDWPQFAVTMRWRSATYHVTVSNPEHVCHGVRQIVLDNVSAPVADSIDLVDDGSVHVVSVLLGSII, encoded by the coding sequence ATGGACAAAAGCGCTTCATTACCTCCGATGGCGGGTCGTGCGTTTCGACGTTCATGGGTGTCGCAAATTTTCAGACAGGCCCCGCACCTGGACTGGCAGAATGACTCCACTTCGGTCAGAAGTGAAATTTTCGGCGTAGAGCGTTTGGAGGCCCATGCGCGGACCCTTGCGCTCGCTCAGGCTCTCGCTCCTCACACTGTTGGTCGTCATCATCCTCTATCAAAGCGGCTTAAAGAAAATGGGACTTTTCTTCGCTCGGCCGACGTGGAAATTTCAGATGCAATACTGGCAGGGCGATCTCAAACGCCCGCAGCCCAGTGGTTGGTAGACAACTACGCGCTAATCGATATGCAGATCCGTGAAACAATTTTGGATCTGCCAGCACGTTATTACGCACGCCTCCCCAAGCTGGCCGGCGGACCTTTTGCCGGATTGCCGCGGGTTTTCGGCGTTGCGTGGGCATATGTGGCCCATACAGACAGTCGTATCCAGACAGAAATTCTCTATGATTATCTGGAGGCCTACCAGAGCGTCGTTCCGCTCATGATTAGAGAACTCTGGGCTGTTCCGATTACCCTGCGCATCGTCTTGATCGAGAATCTGCGTCGAATTGTCGTGGCAATCATGCGGAGCAATGCCAATCGGCAAGACGCCGATCATCTGGCCGAAAGGCTCGATGCATGTCGTAAGACGGCACTCGGTTCCATGCCCGCAATTCTCGCCTCGGTCGATCCGAGCAGCCTGACGCCTGCGTTTGTCGCGCAATTTGCCCGTCGTTCTCGAGGATTGGATCCCGAGAAGGATCCGGCGCTTCTTTGGCTCGAGCAGCGTTGTGCAGACCGCGGCATGACCATCGATGACGCTGTGCGCGAAGATTTGCACGAGCAGGGCGCTTTTACCGCCACGATTCGCAACATCATCACGAGCCTTAAATTTATCGCCAGCTTCGACTGGGCAGAAGCTTTTGACCGGGTTTGCCTCATCAACCGGATTTTCGCTGATTATGCGAGCTTCACGCAGGCTGATTTCGCAAGTCGCGACCTCTACCACAAAGCCATTGAGGAACTTGCATACAATAGCGAATACAGCGAAATGGCCGTTGCGGAACGGGCGCTCACGATGGCGCGTGACGCCAACGCAAGCGACCCATCCGATATGCGTCGAGGTGATCCTGGCTATTATCTCATTATGTCGGGACGCCTCAGCCTGGAGGCAGCGATCGGGTTTCGCCCTTCGTTGCCACGCCTGCTGGCACGCCGTTTCTGTGAGCGTGGGATTGCGTCTTATAGTCTTGTCGTCAGCTTTCTGACCCTGTTTTTTCTGGCTTTTCCACTCTGGTTCACGAACTTGCCCAGGGATGGCTGGGTCGTGGCTGTGCTGGCCGCCATTCCGGTCTCAGAAGCGGCGGTGGCTTCGGCAAACCGGTTGGCGCTCAGGGCAATCCGCGCGACAACGTTGCCGGGGATGGAGTTTCTAAGTGGTATCCCACTAGATCTGCGTACAATGGTGGTCGTGCCCGCATTATTGACGACGCAGCAGACTGTCGACAGCCTGCTTGCACGCCTTGAGATACATTATCTCGCCACCCGAGATAAGGCCGTCTATTTCGCACTCCTAACCGATTGGATCGATCACGATACGGCCCATGCGCAGGATGATGAGTCTTTGCTATCGCGCGCGCAGGAGGGAATGGACAAACTCAATCGCAAATATGGGGCCACACCCGGCGACACGCGCTTCTACCTGCTGCATCGGCAGCGCGTGTGGTCCGAGAGCGAACAGGTTTGGATGGGATGGGAGCGCAAACGCGGCAAGCTACATGAACTCAATCGACTTCTGCGGGGAGCAAACGATACGACCTTCCTGACTCCGTCTCACGAACTGCCTCATGACGTCCGATATGTTGTGACGCTCGATGCCGATACGCGCCTGCCGTTGGATACAATCCGCCGTCTCGTGGGTAAAATGGCCCATCCGCTCAATTCCCCCATCTACGATCCGGTTTCGGGCCGAGTGCTTGAGGGTTATGCCATTTTGCAGCCTCGGATAACGCCATCCTTGCCCGTGGGTCACCAGAGTACGTTGTTCGAGCGTATTTTTGCCAGCACCAGCGGCATCGATGCCTATTCGGCCGCCGTGTCTGATCTGTATCAGGATATGTTCGGCGAAGGCTCTTATGCTGGAAAAGGTATCTATAACATAGATGCCTTTGAAGCGGCTCTCTCCCAGCGTGTGCCGGATTCCACACTGCTTAGCCATGATCTCTTTGAGGGGATATTTGCGCGCGCCGGATTGGTGACTGATGTGGAGGTGGTCGAAGAATTTCCCACAGATTATCTTGTCGCCGCCCAGAGACTGCACCGCTGGACCCGAGGGGACTGGCAACTTCTCCCGTGGCTAACGTCTGGTGTGACCGGCCGCACTTTATCGGCGCGCGAGCGCTTCTCCGGCATCGCACGTTGGAAAATGCTGGATAACCTGCGTCGTACGCTCTGTGCACCCCTGCTGTTGCTGGCTCTGGCCGTGTGCTGGCTTCTGCCTTTTCACACAGCGCTTGTATGGACCGTCTTTCTTTTATTCGCGATGGGTATTCCGGCATTTCTGCCCGTGCTGCCGGCACTCGTCCCGCGACGCGAATGGATCACCTGGCACAGCTATCTGAGCGTTATTGATTCGGCGGCATCCGAGGCCGCGGTTACGATATTCCTCAACATTACATTTTTGGCGCACCATGCCTTTCTCATGGCCGACGCCATATCGCGCACACTGATACGCGTTTTCGTCACACGTCGGCATATGCTTCAATGGGTGCCCGCCGCTCAGCTCGTCGCTCAGAAGCATGCAGGGGTTTCCGATTATTATGCCCGGATGCTTCCTGCACCGTTTCTGTCCGGCTGCCTGACTTTGGCGGTGGCTCTCTGGGCACCGTGGAGCCTGTTCCTGACGGTTCCCCTGGCAGCTCTCTGGGCGCTTTCGCCAGCCGTTGCGATGTGGGCCAGTCGTACTCCGGCCATCGCGGCTCGCTCTCGGCCGTCCCGCACCGATATTCGGATGCTTCGTATGACGGCAAGGCGCACATGGCGGTATTTCGAGACGTTTACCACCTCAGATGACCATATGCTTCCTCCCGATAATTTTCAGGAGGATCCGGCGCCCGTGCTAGCCAGGCGCACATCGCCGACCAATATCGGGCTTTACCTGCTCTGCACGATCAGCGCGCGGGATTTTGGCTGGACTGGATTGATCGATACCGTCTCTCGACTGGAAGCGACCTTTGCAACACTCGACAAACTGCCGCGATATCGCGGTCATTTCTACAATTGGTATGCAACGAACGATCTTACGCCGCTGGCACCGATCTATGTTTCGAGCGTCGATAGCGGCAACCTTGCAGGACATCTGATCGCGTTGGCCAGTGCCTGCCAGTCCTGGTCGGAAACGAGACCGGAGACGAGATCATGGTCCGACGGCATGGTCGACACGATCAACATTGCTGTGACGGATCTCACACTCCACATGGGCACTCGACGGGCCAATACGACCGCGGAACGTCAGCTTCTTCGACGTCTGACCGGGCTGAAAAATGCGATTTTAGGGGCACCGGCCGAACCGTCCGCAGCGGTGCTGACCGAACTGCACCGCCAGACGTCGCAGATAGTGGGGCATGTTGAGCAGATGGAGGCGGTTACCGCTACAAACAACAAGGAAGAGCAAGCCGATCGTCTGTTCTGGACCTCCGCACTGCTTCGGACGCTGGAAAGTCACCTGCTTGATCTTGATGATGCGCTCTATCCAGCACTCGCGTCCCGCCTGGCATCAATTGCCGATAGGGCAAGGACGTTGGCGCTGGAGATGGATTTCCGCTTTCTCTGCAACACTTCGCGTAAGCTCCTTTCCATCGGCTATCAGGTCGCTGAAGAAAAGCAGGACGCCAGTTGTTATGACCTGCTGGCTTCTGAAGCACGCCTCGGCGTATTTTTCGCCATCGCCAAAGGTGATATGGCCGCGCATGACTGGTTTCGGCTGGGGCGTTCGCTGACCTCAGTCGGCAACGGCGCGGCACTGGTTTCCTGGTCAGGATCCATGTTCGAATACCTCATGCCCTCGCTCGTCATGAGAGCGCCGATGGGCAGTCTGATGGAGCAAACCAATATCCTGATCGTGCAGCGGCAGATGGCTTACGGTCAGTTTCGCAACATTCCGTGGGGGATCTCTGAATCTGCCTATAATGCACGCGATATCGACTATACTTATCAATATTCGAATTTCGGCGTCCCGGGCCTTGGACTTAAACGAGGACTTGGTCTTGATACGGTCGTTGCCCCTTACGCGACTTTGCTGGCGGCTATGGTCGATCCCCAGAAAGCGGTGGCCAATTTATCCGTTCTGGATAGGATAGGTGCCCTCGGCCGCTATGGATTCCATGAAGCCCTGGATTACACGCCTGATCGTGTCCCTAATCCTGGCGATGTCGTCATCGTTCGTGCCTATATGGCGCATCATCAAGGCATGTCGATCCTAGCCGTGGCCGATACGGTTTTGAACGGTATCATGCGTAGCCGCTTCCATAATGATCCGCTCATCGCATCGGCCGAAATACTGTTGCAGGAGCGCGCACCGCATACCGGCGCAGTTGCCAGGCCGCTGCCGTCCGAGGATGATACCAAGACTGGCGTTCACGCTGTCAGCGCAATATCCGGTCGCTATTTGACCCGTTCGGACACGGCTGAACCCACAACGCATCTACTCTCCAATGGGCGTTACACGGTTATGCTGACGGCGGCGGGATCTGGTTACAGTCGCTGGAATGGTCAGGCCGTCACACGTTGGCGGGAAGATGCGACCTGCGATAATTACGGCACCTACTTTTATATAAAAAATCGCAAAACAGGTAATGTCTGGTCCGCCTGCGCGCAGCCTTTGGGCAGGAAGCCAGACGATTACGCCGTCGGCTTTCATGAAGATCGGGCCGAGTTCTCCCGGCGGGACGACCGCTTGACCACAACGGTGGAAATACGCGTTTCCACCGAAGAGGATGCGGAGGTGCGACAGATTTCGATATTGAACAATAGCGGAGAGACTGTCGAAATCGACATTACTTCCTACGCCGAATTGGCACTTCTGGCACAGAATGCCGACCTTGCGCATCCGGCTTTTACCAAACTCTTTGTCCAGACCGAATATCTGCCCGGTCTCCGTGCCCTGATTGCAACGCGTCGACGGCGGGCGCCCGAAGAGCCGGAAATCTGGGTGGCGCATCTTGCTGCGAATGCGACGGAAGTAGAGATTGAAACCGACCGCGCTCAGTTTGTTGGACGCAACCAGGATGTGCGCCGGCCGTCGGCCATAAGGGAGACGAGACCACTCTCCGGCACAACCGGCACGGTGCTCGATCCTGCTTTTTCCATACGGGTGCCGATTTCCATCCGGCCGGGAAATATAGCCCGTATCGCCTTCTGGACGATGGCGGCTCCCAGTCGTTCGGCCCTGCTGGCTATGATCGATACCCATAGGGATCAAGCCGCTTTTGAGCGTGTCCGGACTTTGGCCTGGACACAGGCGCAGGTGCAATTGCGGCATCTCGACATCGCGCCGGCCACGGCAGATCTTTTCCAGAAGCTGGCAGGGCATATTCTATTCGCGGGCCCAGCCATGCGTGCGTCTTCGGCCATTATCGCCAAAGGCGCCGGTGCCCAGCCTCTGCTTTGGGAACAAGGAATATCGGGCGATCTTCCCCTTCTCGTGCTGCGCATAAAGTATGACGTGAATGCGGATGTCGTGCGTACTCTCCTGCTGGCCCATGAATATTTGCGGCTCAAGCAACTGGCGGTAGATTTTGTCATTCTTAACGAACATCCGCCTTCCTATCTTCAGGAGTTGCAGACATCACTCGACCAGATCGTGCATGCGACGTCGCGTGGTAGCAGCGAGGTAGGCTCGATACAAATACTACGTGCCGATCTGCTTAGTCCGGCGACACGAAATCTGATCCTTTCCAGCGCACGCGTCGTGCTGCAGGCTGATCGGGAAATTTCTGAACAGCTCGACAATGCGGAACCAGCTCTCGCACGCCTTCTTCCTGCGACACAATCTGTTCGCGGTTCTTCATCATCCACTTTCTCCGCACCGGATATCCCTGAACTGGAGTTTTTCAACGGCCACGGCGGCTTCGCTGACAACGGAAAGGAATATGTGATCGTTCTGGGTCCGCGACAAACAACACCGGCACCATGGATCAATGTGATCGCCAACGATACATTTGGTTTCCAGGTTTCGGCGGAGGGAAGCGGATACACATGGTCCGGCAATAGTCGGGAGCATCAGATCACGCCCTGGTCGAACGATCCCGTCAGTGACCACGCGGGCGAGATTTTCTACTTGCGAGACGAGAATACAGGCACCTTGTGGTGTCCGACCGCTGCTGTCCTCCGTGATCGGGCTGCGACCTATATAACGCGCCATGGTCGCGGCCATACCCAGATCGAGCGTATCGCGCATGGTATCTCCAGCCGGTTGATTCAGTTCGTGCCGATCGCCGACCCGGTCAAGATTACGCGTATCCAGCTTCATAATCTGTCGGATCAGCCGCGCACCTTATCGGTCACCGCTTATGTGGAATGGGTTCTGGGCGCCAATCGCAGCACGTCGGCGCCATTTGTTACAACTGAACTCGACAGTGAAACAGGGACATTATTCGCCCGCAACCGATGGAACGCCACATACGGTCAGCGTGTCGCCTTTGCCGATATCGGCGGTTATCTGACAGCCAGTTCGGGTGATCGACGTGCATTTATCGGACGCAACGGCAGCCTGGAACATCCTATCGCTTTTGCTGCGCCCGATGGCGTGCAGGGGGCGGTCGGCGCTGGGCTCGACCCCTGTGGCGTGGTGCAGACCGTTGTGACGCTGCCCGCTGGCGGGAAAGCCGAGATCGTGTTTTTGCTGGGCGATGCCGAAAGCGAGGACGAAGCACATCGTCTGGTTGCTCATTATCGAACGATAAACCTTGACGATATGCTGGAGGCGGTACGGCAACATTGGGACAGCGTGACCAACGCCATACAGGTCCGCACCCCGGACCGCAGCATGGATATCATGCTCAATGGATGGTTGCTCTATCAGACGTTGGCCAGCCGTGTGCAAGCGCGTGGCGGTTTTTACCAGGCCAGTGGCGCTTACGGCTTTCGCGACCAGTTGCAGGACGGGATGGCTCTGGCCACGGCGTCTCCGCATCTCGTGCGTGCGCATCTGCTACGGGCCGCGTCGCGCCAGTTCGTGGAAGGTGACGTGCAGCATTGGTGGCTACCGCAAACCGGGGCGGGCGTGCGCACCCATATTTCCGACGATCGTGCATGGCTTGCCTACACGGTTGCTCATTACGTCACGACCACGGGCGATGAGAACGTCTTGAATGAGAGCGTCTCATTTCTCCAGGCACCGCCTTTACCGCTTGGCGAGCATGACAGCTTCACCGTGCCTGATCTTTCGCCGAAAAATGCCTCGTTGTTCGAGCATTGTGCACGCGCGCTGGATCACAGCCTACCTGTTGGCGCGCACGGTCTGCCACTCATGGGAACGGGAGACTGGAACGATGGCATGAACCGGGTGGGAGAGAAGGGGCGGGGCGAAAGCGTATGGCTCGGGTGGTTCTTGCACGCCGCACTCACGGCCTTCATTCCGCTGGCTAAAGCGCGAGGAGAACACCGCCGTGCCCAGATCTGGGAAGATCACACACATGCCTTGGCTTCGGCGCTGGAAGCGGCATGGGATGGCGACTGGTATCTGCGCGCCTGGTACGATGATGGAACCCCACTTGGTTCGCACCTCAATGCAGAATGCCAAATAGACGCCATTGCCCAATCATGGGGCGTGCTATCCGGCGTTGCATCATTGGAGCGCGCAGAACACGCCATGCGCTCGGTTCTCACCCGCCTCATTCGCCAGAACGCAGGGTTGGTTCTCGTGCTTGCGCCTCCTTTTGATACGACAGGGCCCGATCCAGGCTATATTCGGGGTTACCCGCCGGGTATCCGCGAAAATGGCGGGCAGTATACGCATGCTGCTCTCTGGACGGTCATGGCTATGGCTAAACTTGGCGACGGTGACCGCGCCCATTCGTTGTTCCACACATTGAACCCGATCAATCATGCCCGCACGCCTGAAGAGGTGAACCGCTATAAACTGGAGCCGTATGTCGTGGCGGCCGACATATATTCCGGCGAACCGCATGCAGGGCGTGGCGGCTGGTCATGGTATACCGGCTCAGCGGGATGGATGCAGCGCGTCGGCATGGAAAGCATCCTCGGCATCCAGATCCAGGGTACGAGGCTGACGATCAATCCATGTATTCCACACGACTGGCCACAATTCGCAGTGACGATGCGTTGGCGAAGCGCCACCTATCATGTGACCGTCAGCAATCCTGAGCATGTTTGTCATGGCGTGAGACAGATCGTCCTAGATAACGTTTCTGCCCCGGTTGCTGACTCGATTGATTTGGTGGACGATGGAAGTGTGCATGTTGTGTCAGTACTTTTAGGGAGTATTATTTGA
- a CDS encoding ABC transporter permease, translating to MTHISSPHSERRQRLFAIMQARGAIVVVILATLAAGGIFPNFLHAQNLADLLTASSFLGLVTLGQTFVIILGGFDLSVGSMVGLGTVLAAYAAPYGAAIAFATPLVAGLLVGLLNGLLIVKARMAPFIVTLAALLALKGLAIVLAGESLIIAQPGVFGHIANGTILGIGNLIVIFAAVCGLAAIVLNRTSFGSWVFAIGGNEEAARMLGVPVDRTKIVTYILSGGMAGLSGALLAAHLSSGLSSAGTGYELQSIAAAVIGGVLLTGGVGTVLGAASGVVLLGMIENIINQIGSLSAAFQGLTSGIFLLLAVLVQSGLTRQRRTAS from the coding sequence ATGACTCACATATCATCGCCCCATTCGGAACGGCGACAACGCCTTTTCGCGATCATGCAGGCAAGAGGGGCCATTGTGGTTGTCATACTCGCCACACTTGCCGCAGGAGGCATATTTCCGAACTTCCTGCATGCTCAAAATCTTGCTGACCTTCTGACTGCCTCGAGTTTTCTGGGTTTGGTGACGTTGGGCCAGACCTTCGTCATCATCCTCGGCGGCTTCGACCTGTCCGTCGGATCCATGGTGGGACTGGGGACGGTTCTGGCAGCCTATGCCGCGCCCTACGGTGCCGCGATCGCATTCGCAACGCCACTTGTCGCTGGGCTTCTGGTGGGGCTGCTCAATGGTCTGTTGATCGTCAAGGCGCGCATGGCACCCTTTATCGTCACGCTTGCCGCGCTTCTGGCATTGAAAGGCCTGGCCATTGTGCTGGCGGGCGAGAGTCTGATTATCGCGCAACCCGGCGTATTCGGACATATCGCCAATGGCACAATTCTGGGGATCGGTAATCTGATCGTCATTTTTGCGGCTGTCTGCGGCCTCGCAGCCATTGTGTTGAACCGCACATCTTTCGGGAGTTGGGTTTTTGCCATTGGCGGGAATGAGGAAGCCGCGCGCATGCTCGGCGTTCCTGTGGATAGAACCAAGATCGTAACATATATCCTCTCCGGCGGCATGGCGGGCTTGAGTGGCGCCCTTCTTGCAGCCCATCTGTCGTCCGGCCTTTCATCGGCGGGCACGGGCTATGAACTGCAATCCATTGCGGCGGCGGTGATCGGCGGCGTGCTCCTGACCGGAGGCGTCGGGACCGTCCTGGGCGCTGCCTCCGGTGTCGTGCTGCTTGGGATGATCGAGAATATCATCAACCAGATTGGTTCGCTAAGTGCAGCCTTTCAGGGGCTGACCAGCGGTATCTTCCTGCTTCTGGCCGTATTGGTCCAATCGGGTCTCACGCGGCAACGACGAACAGCCTCATAG